From one Musa acuminata AAA Group cultivar baxijiao chromosome BXJ2-6, Cavendish_Baxijiao_AAA, whole genome shotgun sequence genomic stretch:
- the LOC135615038 gene encoding U-box domain-containing protein 27-like — protein MGRKEERPGHALEVKIPSLFRCPISLDVMRSPVSLCTGVTYDRASIQRWLESGNTTCPATMLPLPSTDLVPNLTLQRLIHLWSSSAAPAPLVPRRLARDLLHELSSASIAAGDDDPVPPLLKLAEFFSANDVEPIEKNDLVGVGGCTSVLASILVRKDSMLESSVAVARVFALILTSDFIDGCNKKIAIADLVSNIDRSVSALIRVLRDGDSLESQIDAASVLDAIIAASDSEAKVLIAEKEELVRELIRLIGPSDEKGATMDRRAVEAGLGCLAGISAAKRARPRMVRAGVVPALARVLRADPAVAPPATARRALRVMEAAAGCAEGRAAICEDGADAATAVVGRMVKAGREGGEAAVAVLWSVCHAFRDRRAVEAVAATEGGATKLLLLMQTGCSPAAREMAADLLKIFRVSSNCFLAGYDTNTIHITPF, from the coding sequence ATGGGGAGGAAGGAAGAGCGACCGGGGCACGCGTTGGAGGTGAAGATACCGAGCCTGTTCCGGTGCCCCATCTCGCTGGACGTGATGCGGTCACCGGTGAGCCTGTGCACGGGCGTAACCTACGACCGCGCCTCCATCCAACGGTGGCTTGAATCCGGGAACACCACGTGTCCGGCCACGATGCTCCCACTCCCCTCCACCGACCTCGTCCCCAACCTCACCCTCCAGCGCCTCATCCACCTCTGGTCCTCCTCCGCCGCCCCTGCCCCTCTCGTCCCCCGCCGCCTCGCCAGGGACCTCCTACACGAGCTCTCTTCCGCCTCTATCGCCGCTGGCGACGATGATCCCGTGCCCCCGCTCCTCAAGCTCGCCGAGTTCTTCTCCGCCAACGATGTCGAACCGATCGAGAAGAACGACCTCGTCGGTGTCGGCGGATGCACTTCCGTTCTCGCTTCCATTCTTGTGCGGAAGGACTCTATGTTGGAGAGCTCGGTGGCGGTGGCAAGGGTCTTCGCCTTGATCCTGACCTCCGATTTCATCGACGGCTGCAATAAGAAGATCGCGATCGCCGACCTCGTCTCCAATATCGACCGATCGGTTTCGGCTTTGATTCGAGTATTGAGGGATGGCGACAGCTTGGAGTCGCAGATCGATGCGGCGAGTGTTCTCGATGCGATCATTGCCGCGTCTGATTCGGAGGCCAAGGTCTTGATAGCCGAGAAGGAGGAGCTCGTCAGAGAGCTGATCCGGCTGATCGGTCCGTCCGACGAGAAGGGAGCGACTATGGACCGCCGGGCGGTCGAGGCGGGGCTGGGGTGCCTGGCCGGGATCTCGGCCGCGAAGCGGGCTCGGCCGCGGATGGTCCGCGCGGGGGTGGTGCCAGCGCTGGCGCGCGTGTTGAGGGCGGATCCAGCGGTGGCTCCGCCGGCGACGGCGAGGCGAGCGCTGCGGGTTATGGAAGCAGCCGCCGGGTGCGCGGAGGGCCGAGCGGCGATCTGCGAGGACGGGGCAGATGCGGCGACGGCGGTGGTGGGGAGGATGGTGAAAGCCGGGAGGGAGGGTGGGGAGGCAGCGGTGGCTGTGCTCTGGAGCGTGTGCCACGCGTTCCGTGACAGGCGGGCGGTGGAAGCGGTGGCGGCGACGGAGGGAGGGGCGACGAAGCTGCTGCTTCTGATGCAGACCGGGTGCTCTCCGGCGGCGAGAGAAATGGCGGCAGACTTGCTCAAAATCTTCCGTGTCAGCTCCAACTGCTTCCTCGCGGGGTACGATACCAATACCATCCATATCACGCCCTTctga